In one Solanum lycopersicum chromosome 11, SLM_r2.1 genomic region, the following are encoded:
- the LOC101253045 gene encoding dCK/dGK-like deoxyribonucleoside kinase, whose product MQKLLSRNPSLPPPVLSLNPLLSLPLSHPIGFYKHPLPPSPRMTSAAFHRLHHPTIGKPFLGFRNMSTDSSGKAVVSRGGNNCHICRCSLENAPVRAWVVLKQSRTSAAWFGTLASASGSEKGVPVTSAEEVEDSLSGVEDKEENVSASEEKPGLHRRQRGSGGGEGGVMASPDLLTIPGVGPRNLRKLVQKGFMGVDQLKQLYRDKFFGKSNEKMVEFLQSSIGIIHRNHAESITTYIRKSVDEELKENNSDSNVKSTQKKRLTFCVEGNISVGKTTFLQRIANETLELQDLVEIVPEPIAKWQDIGPDHFNILDAFYAEPQRYAYTFQNYVFVTRVMQERESSGGIRPLRLMERSVFSDRMVFVRAVHEANWMNEMEISIYDSWFDPVVSTLPGLIPDGFIYLRASPDTCHKRMMLRKRTEEGGVSLEYLRGLHEKHESWLFPFESGNHGVLSVSELPLNFDKSVPPEIRDRVFYLEGNHMHPSIQKVPALVLDCEPNIDFNRDIEAKRQYARQVADFFEFVKKKQEVMPGAGEEQPKGNQAPVMLPQNGGLWVPGGKFSESTLNLDFRRNMSFMSH is encoded by the exons ATGCAGAAACTGTTAAGCAGAAACCCATCGTTACCGCCTCCAGTTCTATCCCTTAATCCCCTTCTTTCTTTACCTCTTTCTCATCCCATAGGGTTTTACAAACACCCACTTCCTCCCAGTCCTAGAATGACTTCTGCCGCCTTCCACCGGCTTCACCATCCCACTATCGGTAAACCCTTTTTGGGTTTTCGGAATATGTCTACGGATTCTTCTGGAAAGGCAGTTGTTTCTCGTGGTGGTAATAATTGCCATATTTGTAGATGTTCTCTTGAAAATGCGCCGGTGAGGGCTTGGGTTGTTTTGAAGCAGAGTAGGACTAGTGCTGCCTGGTTTGGCACTCTGGCTTCGGCTTCTGGGTCTGAGAAGGGTGTTCCCGTCACTTCTGCTGAGGAGGTGGAGGACTCCTTAAGTGGGGTTGAGGATAAAGAGGAAAATGTGAGTGCCTCGGAGGAGAAGCCCGGGTTACATAGGAGGCAGAGGGGTAGTGGTGGTGGGGAAGGAGGGGTTATGGCTAGTCCAGATTTGCTAACTATACCGGGTGTTGGGCCAAGGAACTTGAGGAAGTTGGTGCAGAAGGGTTTTATGGGGGTTGATCAACTCAAACAGCTCTACAGAGATAAG TTTTTTGGAAAATCCAACGAGAAGATGGTTGAGTTCTTGCAAAGCTCAATTGGAATCATTCACAGAAACCATGCTGAGAGTATCACCACATATATCAGAAAGAGCGTGGATGAAGAGTTGAAGGAGAATAACTCAGATTCCAATGTGAAGTCAACACAAAAGAAACGACTTACTTTCTGTGTTGAGGGAAATATTAGTGTTGGAAAAACAACCTTTCTGCAGAGAATAGCTAATGAGACACTTGAATTGCAAGATCTTGTTGAAATAGTTCCCGAACCTATTGCCAAGTGGCAGGATATTGGGCCAGATCACTTTAACATATTAGATGCATTCTATGCGGAACCACAAAGATATGCTTACACATTTCAAAACTATGTTTTTGTAACAAGGGTTATGCAGGAGAGAGAATCATCTGGTGGTATCAGGCCCCTCAGGTTGATGGAGAGAAGTGTGTTCAGTGACAGGATG GTCTTTGTGAGAGCTGTTCATGAAGCAAACTGGATGAATGAGATGGAGATCAGCATTTATGACTCATGGTTTGACCCGGTTGTTTCAACTTTGCCTGGACTCATTCCCGATGGTTTTATTTATCTTAGAGCAAGCCCTGACACATGTCACAAGAGAATGATGTTGCGTAAGAGAACAGAAGAAGGCGGAGTTTCCTTGGAATATCTGCGAGGGTTGCATGAGAAGCATGAAAGCTGGCTTTTCCCATTTGAAAGTGGAAATCATGGGGTATTGTCTGTCAGCGAGCTACCCCTTAACTTTGACAAATCTGTACCCCCAGAAATAAGGGATCGTGTTTTTTATCTGGAAGGCAATCACATGCACCCGAGTATTCAAAAG GTTCCTGCGTTGGTTCTCGACTGCGAGCCTAACATTGACTTTAACAGAGATATTGAAGCAAAGAGGCA GTATGCTCGTCAAGTTGCTGATTTTTTCGAGTTTGTAAAAAAGAAGCAAGAAGTCATGCCAGGAGCTGGAGAAGAACAGCCTAAGGGCAATCAAGCACCGGTGATGCTGCCTCAAAATGGAGGTTTGTGGGTACCTGGTGGCAAATTCTCAGAATCAACACTGAACTTGGATTTCAGACGAAATATGTCATTCATGTCTCACTAG